Proteins co-encoded in one Halorussus lipolyticus genomic window:
- a CDS encoding enoyl-CoA hydratase/isomerase family protein, giving the protein MEITDDDGVRTVTFDRPEVMNAFTPEIAAELAEVFADANPEELDAIVLTGEGDAFSAGGDIQSMAEREENTEEAYERVTETFGRVVEEALSADVPIVAKVNGDAVGAGLAVTAVSDFAYAAESATFSCAFVRVGLIPDTGGSFLLPRLVGLRTAKRLAFTGEFFGASEAAEMGLVNEVHPEDELDAAVSDLLDTLRKRPTKTIGLAKRAIHENLGRGWREAQDYENMVQSQAYDTPEHEEGVAAFLEGREPDFE; this is encoded by the coding sequence ATGGAAATCACCGACGACGACGGCGTTCGCACCGTCACGTTCGACCGCCCCGAAGTCATGAACGCTTTCACGCCCGAAATCGCCGCGGAACTGGCCGAGGTCTTCGCCGACGCGAATCCCGAAGAACTCGACGCAATCGTCCTCACGGGCGAGGGCGACGCCTTCAGCGCGGGCGGGGACATCCAGTCGATGGCCGAGCGCGAGGAGAACACCGAGGAGGCCTACGAGCGCGTCACCGAGACGTTCGGCAGAGTGGTGGAGGAGGCCCTCTCTGCCGACGTGCCAATCGTCGCCAAAGTCAACGGCGATGCGGTCGGCGCTGGCCTCGCGGTCACCGCGGTCAGCGACTTCGCCTACGCCGCCGAGTCGGCCACGTTCAGTTGCGCGTTCGTCCGGGTCGGCCTGATTCCGGATACCGGCGGAAGCTTCCTCCTCCCGCGACTCGTGGGGCTTCGGACCGCCAAGCGCCTCGCCTTTACGGGAGAATTCTTCGGCGCGAGCGAAGCCGCCGAGATGGGTCTCGTGAACGAGGTCCACCCGGAGGACGAACTCGACGCCGCCGTCTCGGACCTGCTCGATACGCTCCGCAAGCGCCCGACCAAGACCATCGGTCTCGCCAAGCGCGCCATCCACGAGAATCTGGGTCGAGGGTGGCGCGAGGCCCAAGACTACGAGAACATGGTCCAGTCCCAAGCCTACGACACCCCCGAACACGAGGAGGGCGTCGCCGCCTTCCTCGAAGGCCGTGAACCTGACTTCGAGTGA
- a CDS encoding amidohydrolase family protein: MPKLDVVKDHPDENPIIDTHCHQPTEEFLHDAGGLMMEDAAEKFGSSIETDTYDSLIEEYHEVGIGKTVLLGWDAETNTGNPPVPNDYVAEVRDEYDDFFVGFASVDPLKDDCVEEAERAVKDLGLSGFKFQQIAQGFDPSDPEHEELFATIEDLGVPVVFHGGNSTLGAGAPGGRGLKIKYGNPMLIDDVAAEHPDLQILIAHPAFPWEKEQLAICQQKGNVYMDLSGWMPRYIDDQVLHYAKSLLKDKVMFGTDYPMIEPGPWLEQFEELDFPEEVQRKILWENAEEFLGL, translated from the coding sequence ATGCCAAAACTCGACGTAGTGAAAGACCACCCTGACGAGAACCCCATCATCGACACCCACTGCCACCAACCGACCGAGGAGTTCCTCCACGACGCCGGAGGTCTGATGATGGAGGACGCCGCCGAGAAGTTCGGGTCCTCCATCGAGACCGACACCTACGACTCGCTCATCGAGGAGTACCACGAGGTCGGCATTGGCAAGACGGTCCTCCTCGGGTGGGACGCCGAGACCAACACCGGCAACCCGCCGGTGCCCAACGACTACGTGGCCGAGGTCCGCGACGAGTACGACGACTTCTTCGTCGGGTTCGCCAGCGTGGACCCCCTCAAGGACGATTGCGTCGAGGAGGCCGAGCGCGCGGTCAAGGACCTCGGTCTCTCCGGGTTCAAGTTCCAGCAAATCGCGCAGGGCTTCGACCCGAGCGACCCCGAACACGAGGAGCTATTCGCCACCATCGAGGACCTCGGCGTGCCCGTGGTCTTCCACGGCGGGAACTCCACCCTCGGCGCTGGCGCGCCCGGCGGTCGGGGCCTCAAAATCAAGTACGGCAACCCGATGCTCATCGACGACGTGGCGGCAGAGCATCCCGACCTCCAGATTCTCATCGCCCACCCGGCCTTCCCGTGGGAGAAAGAGCAGTTGGCCATCTGTCAGCAGAAGGGCAACGTCTACATGGACCTCTCGGGGTGGATGCCCCGGTACATCGACGACCAAGTGCTTCACTACGCAAAGAGTCTCCTGAAGGATAAGGTGATGTTCGGCACCGACTATCCGATGATAGAACCCGGACCGTGGCTCGAACAGTTCGAGGAACTCGACTTCCCGGAGGAGGTCCAGCGCAAGATTCTCTGGGAGAACGCCGAGGAGTTCCTCGGACTGTAA
- a CDS encoding MaoC/PaaZ C-terminal domain-containing protein: protein MPYSYTPHHFEDFEEGQTFESVGRTVTEYDFVQHSAFAGDWTELHTNKEYAEDEYFGERVAHGPMTFVLATGFVYRTGILERTVLAFLGMNYMDIPNPVHMDDTVSLDMEVVETKEISSRDDSGMVVIDTVMTNQEDTVVFEGDMKFLIKKEE from the coding sequence ATGCCGTACAGCTACACGCCCCACCACTTCGAGGACTTCGAGGAGGGACAGACCTTCGAGAGCGTCGGTCGCACCGTCACCGAGTACGACTTCGTTCAGCACTCGGCGTTTGCGGGCGACTGGACCGAACTCCACACCAACAAGGAGTACGCCGAGGACGAGTACTTCGGCGAGCGCGTGGCCCACGGCCCGATGACGTTCGTACTGGCGACCGGATTCGTCTACCGCACCGGCATCTTGGAGCGCACCGTGCTGGCGTTCCTCGGGATGAACTACATGGACATCCCGAACCCGGTCCACATGGACGACACCGTTTCGCTCGACATGGAAGTCGTGGAGACCAAGGAGATTTCGAGTCGGGACGACTCCGGGATGGTCGTCATCGACACGGTGATGACGAATCAGGAGGATACCGTGGTGTTCGAAGGGGATATGAAGTTCCTGATTAAGAAGGAAGAGTAG
- the paaI gene encoding hydroxyphenylacetyl-CoA thioesterase PaaI produces the protein MTEIPDDRRETIESDPFCEQLGVELDGLGPGAATTELTVTDDLLNFHGTPHGGAIYSLADAAFAAASNAEGDTALALETNISYFEAVSVGETLTAEAERVHQRGRTASYRVTVTDERGDEIAAFRGRVYLPGD, from the coding sequence ATGACCGAGATTCCCGACGACCGCCGCGAAACCATCGAGTCCGACCCCTTCTGCGAGCAGTTGGGCGTCGAACTCGATGGTCTCGGCCCCGGCGCGGCGACGACCGAGTTGACCGTCACCGACGACCTGCTGAACTTCCACGGGACGCCCCACGGAGGAGCAATCTACTCGCTGGCGGACGCCGCGTTCGCGGCCGCCTCGAACGCCGAGGGCGATACCGCGCTGGCGCTGGAGACCAACATCTCCTACTTCGAGGCCGTCTCAGTCGGCGAGACGCTGACCGCCGAGGCAGAGCGCGTCCACCAGCGCGGCCGGACCGCCTCCTACCGCGTCACCGTCACCGACGAGCGAGGAGACGAGATTGCGGCCTTCCGCGGCCGAGTGTACCTCCCCGGCGACTGA
- a CDS encoding twin-arginine translocation signal domain-containing protein encodes MNRRQFLRLGGAAAASTGAAGCVSEFTGIEVHEFEVWNEDEEGHVFDVSVSVVGEDDAYERSVELGGASGSTFTREVLADAPASSITAAEVSVGDQRARADLTTYDESLATVSLRRSREGELAVAVFF; translated from the coding sequence GTGAACCGGCGTCAGTTCCTCCGACTCGGTGGCGCGGCCGCCGCCTCGACCGGCGCGGCCGGGTGCGTCTCGGAGTTTACGGGCATCGAGGTCCACGAGTTCGAGGTCTGGAACGAGGACGAGGAGGGCCACGTCTTCGACGTGTCGGTCTCCGTCGTCGGCGAGGACGACGCCTACGAGCGGTCGGTCGAACTCGGCGGCGCGTCCGGTTCGACGTTCACTCGGGAGGTGTTGGCCGACGCGCCGGCCTCCTCGATTACGGCGGCCGAGGTGTCAGTCGGCGACCAGCGCGCCCGAGCGGACCTGACGACGTACGACGAGTCGCTCGCTACCGTGAGTCTGCGGCGTAGTCGGGAGGGCGAACTGGCGGTAGCGGTCTTCTTCTGA
- a CDS encoding LiaF transmembrane domain-containing protein yields MATETQSRKIDRRPTSQTIFGALVVLLGVVLLLDTTGLLETDYLLTYLPSLFLVVALYAVVASGFRNLAGPLVIALLAGGSQLVALGVVQFADLAPLWPVFIILFGLSVVLARYRARVHTVPDQYVSAVALFGGSEKRTTSKSFAGADLTAFFGGAELDLRDAAVADPPAQVSATALFGGVDVVVPRDWNVRVDVLPVFGAAEDDRPRRDEEGDEVDLVVTGFVAFGGISVTD; encoded by the coding sequence ATGGCAACCGAAACCCAATCCCGAAAAATCGACCGCAGACCGACGAGCCAGACGATTTTCGGCGCGCTCGTCGTCCTGCTCGGGGTGGTCCTCCTGCTGGACACGACCGGTCTCTTGGAGACCGATTACCTGCTGACCTACCTCCCGTCGCTGTTCCTCGTCGTGGCGCTCTACGCCGTCGTGGCGAGCGGGTTCCGGAACCTCGCGGGACCGCTGGTCATCGCCCTGCTGGCGGGCGGGAGCCAACTCGTCGCGCTCGGCGTGGTCCAGTTCGCCGACCTCGCGCCGCTCTGGCCGGTGTTCATCATCCTGTTCGGCCTCTCGGTGGTGCTGGCGCGCTACCGCGCTCGGGTCCACACGGTCCCCGACCAGTACGTCTCGGCGGTGGCGCTGTTCGGCGGGAGCGAGAAGCGCACGACCTCGAAATCGTTCGCGGGCGCGGACCTGACCGCCTTCTTCGGCGGCGCGGAACTCGACCTGCGGGACGCCGCGGTCGCTGACCCGCCAGCGCAGGTCTCGGCCACCGCGCTGTTCGGCGGCGTCGATGTCGTGGTTCCGCGCGACTGGAACGTCCGGGTGGACGTGTTGCCGGTCTTCGGTGCGGCCGAGGACGACCGGCCCCGCCGCGACGAGGAGGGCGACGAGGTTGACCTCGTGGTGACGGGGTTCGTCGCTTTCGGCGGCATCAGCGTGACGGACTGA
- the paaK gene encoding phenylacetate--CoA ligase PaaK produces MAYSDIETASRDEIRDLQNERLAETVEYAYENVEFYREALDEEGVSPEDIESVEDVSKLPFTTKENFRDEYPDGLFAVDHSEVSRIHASSGTTGKPKIVSYTDEDLGVWREVMARSLYAAGVRPEHVVQNAYGYGLFTGGLGFHDGVEELGACVIPTGGGNTARQLDMLQDLESDVLACTPSYCLYLAEAAEERGIDPKNLPLSTVIIGAEPFTDPMRDEIEEVLDVTAVDVYGLSEIIGPGVSIECEEVQNGLHLWEDHFYPEVVDPQTGEPLPEGEEGELVITSLTKQALPVLRYRTGDMTSLTYDECDCGRTVVRMDNVTGRTDDLIIVRGVNVYPSQIEEVMVDIEHVAPHYRIDLYRKGNLDTMELTVEYDEDYEGTHDELERDIRAELEETLEVKPDEIEVVGPGVVDRTEVGKVKRVFDHRDEE; encoded by the coding sequence ATGGCCTACAGCGACATCGAGACGGCCTCCCGAGACGAGATTCGGGACTTGCAGAACGAGCGCCTCGCCGAGACGGTCGAATACGCCTACGAGAACGTCGAGTTCTACCGCGAGGCCCTCGACGAGGAGGGCGTCTCGCCGGAGGACATCGAATCGGTCGAGGACGTATCGAAGCTTCCGTTCACGACCAAAGAGAACTTCCGCGACGAGTACCCTGACGGCCTGTTCGCGGTTGACCACTCGGAGGTCAGCCGGATTCACGCCTCGTCGGGCACTACCGGCAAGCCCAAAATCGTGAGTTACACCGACGAGGACTTGGGCGTCTGGCGCGAGGTCATGGCCCGGTCGCTGTATGCCGCCGGAGTCCGGCCCGAACACGTCGTCCAGAACGCCTACGGCTACGGTCTCTTTACCGGCGGTCTGGGCTTCCACGACGGCGTGGAAGAACTGGGTGCCTGCGTCATCCCGACCGGCGGGGGCAACACCGCGCGCCAGTTGGACATGTTGCAGGACTTGGAGAGCGACGTGCTGGCCTGCACGCCCTCCTACTGTCTCTATCTGGCAGAGGCCGCCGAGGAGCGCGGCATCGACCCCAAAAATCTCCCGCTCTCGACGGTCATTATCGGCGCGGAACCGTTCACCGACCCGATGCGCGACGAAATCGAGGAGGTCCTCGACGTGACCGCCGTGGACGTGTACGGTCTCTCGGAGATTATCGGGCCGGGGGTCTCCATCGAGTGCGAGGAGGTCCAGAACGGCCTCCACCTCTGGGAGGACCACTTCTACCCCGAAGTCGTGGACCCACAGACCGGCGAACCCCTGCCCGAGGGCGAGGAGGGCGAACTCGTCATCACCTCGCTCACCAAGCAGGCCCTCCCGGTCCTTCGATACCGGACCGGCGACATGACCTCGCTGACCTACGACGAGTGCGATTGCGGCCGAACCGTCGTCCGGATGGACAACGTGACCGGCCGGACCGACGACCTCATCATCGTCCGCGGGGTCAACGTCTACCCGAGCCAAATCGAGGAGGTCATGGTGGACATCGAACACGTCGCGCCCCACTACCGCATCGACCTCTACCGGAAGGGCAACCTCGACACGATGGAACTCACCGTGGAGTATGACGAGGACTACGAGGGCACCCACGACGAGTTGGAGCGCGACATCCGGGCCGAGTTGGAGGAGACCCTAGAGGTCAAGCCCGACGAAATCGAGGTGGTCGGTCCGGGCGTCGTGGACCGGACCGAAGTCGGGAAGGTCAAGCGCGTCTTCGACCACCGCGACGAGGAGTAG